A genome region from Maylandia zebra isolate NMK-2024a linkage group LG6, Mzebra_GT3a, whole genome shotgun sequence includes the following:
- the LOC106675015 gene encoding uncharacterized protein LOC106675015 gives MRPRDYAVQLPPLPEQCAGSPQRVQRSWNCLDDPFWNQEDPERSLSSLSSADTHTPSDLRAIPFIVSPVEMTPLTPVPPPPRAACPSQLRFKDTKFIRGIRVLTAKDKFGPILTPKPPTVPIPQKRGPRPGTLLPRAKVVPIDSMSEKTSDNFFHRFEDLIQRKRTGGDADTLHIAQRPRDYAVQLPPLPEQCAGSPEIVQGSWNCLDDPFWNQEDPERSLSSLSSADTHTPSDLRAIPFIVSPVEMTPLTPVPPPPRAACPSQLPVFSAKHSGAGRFKDTKVIRGIRVLTAKDKFGPILEKLQHFQDGIVTSPGHTVPTKTFTAVKPLTPKPPTVPIPQKRGPRPGTLLRRAKVVPIDDKKADSQCSQNNPRESRVKLPPVATPVESLSHSFSLLSSDDWIKKRQGLQTIQSLAKHHSDILKTKLHEVCLVLIEEVKNQRSAIAFEAIHAINELYIQLQRTMDPEVETTGRALLLKLAMTNNNFLHQEVNLALDAMVENCSHGRILSALFNTGLTHRCVAVRNSTAQHLHQLADKLGAAVTLKTGTFTERFLIAASRMAGDAAPEARYHGRTIIEKLTLHKDFMNLWVKIVPEKDRRPVEKSLKKTGVLWRRA, from the exons ATGAGACCCAGAGATTATGCTGTGCAACTCCCACCTTTACCTGAGCAATGCGCAGGCTCTCCACAGAGAGTCCAGAGAAGCTGGAACTGTTTGGATGACCCCTTTTGGAATCAGGAGGACCCTGAAAGAAGTCTGAGTAGCCTcagctctgcagacacacacacaccaagtgaTCTGAGGGCCATTCCTTTCATTGTTAGTCCTGTTGAGATGACACCGCTCACTccagttcctccacctcctcgagCAGCTTGTCCATCGCAATTGCGGTTCAAAG ACACGAAGTTCATTCGTGGAATAAGAGTCTTGACAGCAAAAGACAAATTTGGGCCTATTTTGACTCCAAAACCTCCAACAGTTCCCATACCGCAAAAACGAGGACCTCGGCCTGGGACGCTGCTGCCCCGTGCAAAAGTCGTCCCTATAGACA GCATGTCTGAAAAGACATCAGATAACTTTTTCCATCGCTTTGAAGATTTGATTCAGAGAAAGCGCACAGGTGGAGAT GCAGACACATTGCATATCGCACAGAGACCCAGAGATTATGCTGTGCAACTCCCACCTTTACCTGAGCAATGCGCAGGCTCTCCAGAGATAGTCCAGGGAAGCTGGAACTGTTTGGATGACCCCTTTTGGAATCAGGAGGACCCTGAAAGAAGTCTGAGTAGCCTcagctctgcagacacacacacaccaagtgaTCTGAGGGCCATTCCTTTCATTGTTAGTCCTGTTGAGATGACACCGCTCACTccagttcctccacctcctcgagCAGCTTGTCCATCGCAATTGCCTGTTTTCTCTGCTAAACATTCAGGAGCAGGTCGGTTCAAAG ACACGAAGGTCATTCGTGGAATAAGAGTCTTGACAGCAAAAGACAAATTTGGGCCTATTTtggaaaaactgcagcatttCCAGGATGGGATTGTAACCTCACCTGGACACACAGTACCAACCAAAACATTTACTGCAGTAAAGCCTTTGACTCCAAAACCTCCAACAGTTCCCATACCGCAAAAACGAGGACCTCGGCCTGGGACGCTGCTGCGCCGTGCAAAAGTCGTCCCTATAGACG ACAAGAAAGCAGACAGTCAGTGCAGTCAGAATAATCCAAGAGAGAGCAGGGTCAAACTCCCGCCTGTAGCTACACCTGTAGAGAGCCTGTCCCACAGCTTTAGTCTGCTGTCTTCAGACGACTG GATTAAGAAAAGACAGGGCTTGCAAACTATTCAGTCTCTGGCAAAGCACCACTCGGACATCCTGAAGACTAAACTACATGAAGTGTGTCTGGTCCTCATTGAGGAG GTGAAAAACCAACGCTCAGCAATAGCCTTTGAGGCCATACATGCCATCAATGAGCTCTACATTCAGCTCCAGAGAACAATGGACCCAGAAGTTGAAACAACAGGCCGAGCTCTATTGCTGAAGCTTGCAATGACCAACAACAACTTTCTACATCAGGAGGTCAATCTGGCGCTTGATGCCATGGTGGAAAATTGCAGCCATGGACGGATTCTGAGCGCTCTGTTTAACACAGGACTGAC CCATCGCTGTGTTGCAGTGAGGAATAGCACGGCTCAACACCTGCACCAGCTGGCTGACAAACTTGGAGCAGCCGTCACCCTGAAAACAGGAACCTTCACTGAAAGATTTCTAATTGCTGCCTCTAGAATGGCAGGGGATGCTGCACCTGAAGCCAG GTACCATGGGCGAACAATCATTGAGAAACTGACCCTTCACAAGGACTTTATGAATTTGTGGGTGAAGATTgtccctgaaaaagacaggcgtcctgtggagaagagcctgaaaaagacaggcgtcctgtggagaagagcctga